One segment of Limisphaerales bacterium DNA contains the following:
- a CDS encoding aldo/keto reductase, with product MKYRRFGKTDIEMPVFSCGGMRYQHKWSDIEWSEVPEAGQKNLEATIHRAIEVGINHIETARGYGSSEMQLGPVLKKIPRDKIIVQTKVAPSANPREFLDTFNQSMDYLQLDYVDLLSLHGINNQEILDQSLGPNGCAAAARWLQKEGRVRHVGFSTHATTDIIIKTIESEAFDYVNLHWYFVNDLNWPAVEAAAARDMGVFIISPNDKGGKLYAPSPKLTELCAPLHPMQFNDLYCLNRPEVHTLSCGAAKPSDFDCHLTALEHDDSISATLDAIEKRLRDALTETHGADWCARWPEGLPQYVDVPGEVNLTEILRLWTYAKGLDLVDWGKMRYNLLGQGDHWFPGEHVGKLDHYGLPETLRNSPFADRIPDILAETHTLLLDTEQKRQSESE from the coding sequence ATGAAATACCGTCGCTTTGGTAAAACGGACATAGAGATGCCCGTGTTCTCCTGCGGAGGAATGCGGTATCAACACAAGTGGAGCGATATCGAATGGAGCGAGGTGCCCGAGGCCGGCCAGAAAAACCTGGAAGCCACGATTCATCGCGCCATCGAGGTCGGCATCAACCACATCGAAACCGCCCGCGGGTATGGCTCATCCGAAATGCAACTCGGGCCGGTGCTCAAAAAAATTCCGCGCGACAAAATCATCGTCCAAACCAAAGTCGCTCCCTCGGCCAACCCTCGCGAGTTTCTCGATACGTTTAATCAATCGATGGATTATCTCCAACTCGATTACGTGGATTTACTTTCACTGCACGGCATCAACAATCAGGAAATTCTCGACCAGTCACTCGGCCCCAACGGCTGCGCGGCCGCGGCGCGTTGGCTTCAAAAGGAAGGCCGCGTGCGGCACGTCGGTTTTTCCACCCACGCCACCACCGACATCATTATTAAAACCATCGAGAGCGAGGCGTTTGATTACGTGAACCTCCATTGGTACTTCGTGAACGACCTCAACTGGCCAGCCGTGGAAGCCGCCGCCGCGCGCGACATGGGCGTCTTCATCATCAGCCCCAACGACAAAGGTGGCAAACTGTACGCACCCTCGCCCAAACTCACCGAACTGTGTGCGCCGCTGCACCCGATGCAGTTTAATGATCTCTATTGTTTGAACCGACCGGAAGTGCACACGTTGAGCTGCGGCGCGGCCAAGCCTTCGGATTTTGACTGCCATCTCACAGCACTCGAACACGATGACTCAATTTCCGCCACCCTCGACGCAATCGAAAAACGCCTGCGCGACGCTCTCACCGAAACCCACGGCGCGGATTGGTGCGCCCGTTGGCCCGAAGGTTTGCCGCAGTATGTGGACGTGCCGGGCGAGGTTAACCTCACCGAAATCTTGCGCCTGTGGACCTACGCCAAAGGGCTGGATTTGGTGGACTGGGGCAAGATGCGCTACAATTTGCTAGGTCAAGGCGATCATTGGTTTCCAGGCGAACACGTTGGAAAATTGGATCATTACGGGCTGCCCGAAACCCTTCGGAACAGCCCGTTTGCCGATCGCATTCCTGATATACTGGCTGAAACTCACACATTACTATTGGACACCGAACAAAAACGACAGAGTGAGTCAGAATAA
- a CDS encoding ABC transporter substrate-binding protein — MTKLTLGHSPDPDDAFMFYALAEGLIDSRGYEFEHILQDIQTLNERATRGELDITAISIHAYPSVSVDYALLPSGASMGDGYGPMLVAPGKISRAEMAGKKIAIPGEMTSAFLALQLWLGKTKAEIDYLVVPFDEIFQTVNAGTADVGLIIHEGQLTYENEGLVCCQDFGVWWGEENDGLPMPLGGNVIHKRIPADERKVISDLLTESIQYSLDHRPEAVAHALQYARDMGMELADQFVGMYVNHWTLDYGDKGRDTITRFLRQAHEAGLIDHRPELEFVEP, encoded by the coding sequence ATGACGAAGTTGACGCTCGGCCATTCGCCCGATCCGGACGATGCCTTTATGTTTTATGCCCTCGCGGAAGGGCTCATTGATTCGCGCGGGTACGAGTTCGAGCACATCCTGCAGGACATCCAAACCCTCAACGAACGCGCCACGCGCGGCGAGCTGGATATCACCGCCATCAGCATCCACGCCTATCCCTCCGTAAGCGTCGATTACGCCCTGCTCCCCAGCGGCGCGAGCATGGGCGATGGCTACGGGCCGATGCTCGTGGCTCCGGGAAAAATTTCACGCGCAGAGATGGCTGGCAAAAAAATCGCCATCCCCGGCGAAATGACCAGCGCCTTCCTCGCGTTGCAATTGTGGCTGGGGAAAACGAAGGCCGAGATTGATTACCTCGTCGTGCCCTTTGATGAAATTTTCCAAACCGTCAACGCCGGCACTGCCGATGTCGGCCTCATCATTCACGAAGGCCAGCTCACTTACGAAAATGAAGGACTCGTTTGCTGCCAGGATTTCGGCGTGTGGTGGGGCGAAGAAAACGATGGCCTGCCGATGCCGCTCGGCGGCAATGTCATTCACAAACGCATCCCCGCCGACGAACGCAAAGTCATCAGCGATCTGCTCACCGAAAGCATCCAGTACAGCCTCGACCATCGCCCCGAAGCCGTCGCCCATGCGCTGCAATACGCCCGCGATATGGGAATGGAATTGGCCGATCAATTCGTGGGAATGTACGTCAACCACTGGACGCTCGACTACGGCGACAAAGGCCGCGACACCATCACGCGCTTCCTCCGCCAAGCCCACGAAGCGGGGCTGATTGATCACCGACCGGAATTGGAATTTGTGGAGCCATGA
- a CDS encoding ABC transporter permease: MAGNPAGLWQSRPLLYLAMREYFLRRLLLIFPTLLVITVIVFCITRIAPGGPLEQAMMEMQQVSLEGGGGSTEGGLAMSKEQLQQMKELYGYDKPILEAYVIWLGLKPRELNRRNVEFKDGETKANARMRIPPFHVAELDWDGDGYVQRAEVPDGLASYVKFDQLDTNRDGQIDGQEADRPEAEIERARERVHLARDDAGGVRITNPDALMVNWKVRMREPPSDEPDALPKAEIYRTRYAGVLQGDLGKSFRHGEPVSTVMLKRLPVSTFYGLLTFLITFLVCVPLGIAKAMRHNTWFDNGTSVFIFMGYAIPGYVLGALMMVFLAARWEVFPTSGFTSENFHDMPVNQLNVSAGSNEWHAPNHKLRHGEEVWLEGQLPRTIPPVAADTAYYAEVVDADSFRVLPDWSEGATPIRAEISATEIRMKRHTPRWTQVKDLAWHAVLPLCCYLVGSFAFVTMLMKNHLMDNLSADYMRTAIAKGVPFSQAVRRHALRNSLIPLATNLGHQITIFVAGSFLIETIFDIDGFGLLGFKSVMDRDIPVVMGIFLLSATLMLIGNIISDILVALVDPRVRFN; encoded by the coding sequence ATGGCTGGCAATCCGGCGGGGCTCTGGCAGTCTCGCCCTCTGCTTTATCTGGCCATGCGCGAGTATTTCCTTAGACGACTGCTGTTAATTTTTCCCACGTTGTTGGTGATTACAGTGATTGTTTTTTGCATCACCCGCATCGCGCCGGGCGGACCGTTGGAGCAGGCGATGATGGAGATGCAGCAGGTTTCGCTGGAGGGAGGCGGAGGCTCCACCGAAGGCGGGTTGGCGATGAGCAAGGAGCAGCTCCAGCAAATGAAGGAGCTCTACGGCTACGACAAACCCATCCTCGAAGCGTACGTGATTTGGCTGGGGCTCAAACCGCGCGAGTTGAATCGCCGCAATGTGGAATTCAAGGATGGAGAAACGAAGGCCAACGCGAGGATGCGGATTCCGCCCTTTCACGTGGCGGAACTGGATTGGGACGGCGATGGCTATGTGCAACGCGCGGAGGTGCCGGATGGGCTGGCGTCGTACGTGAAGTTCGATCAACTGGATACCAATCGCGACGGGCAAATTGACGGGCAGGAGGCCGACCGCCCCGAAGCGGAAATCGAACGTGCCCGCGAGCGGGTGCATCTCGCGCGCGATGATGCAGGCGGCGTGCGCATTACCAATCCCGATGCGTTGATGGTGAATTGGAAAGTGCGAATGCGCGAGCCGCCTTCGGATGAACCGGATGCCCTGCCCAAAGCGGAAATTTATCGCACGCGCTACGCGGGCGTATTGCAGGGTGACCTCGGTAAATCTTTTCGCCACGGCGAGCCGGTGTCCACAGTGATGCTCAAACGTTTGCCGGTGTCCACTTTCTATGGGTTGCTGACTTTTTTAATCACCTTTCTCGTGTGCGTGCCGCTCGGCATCGCCAAGGCGATGCGGCATAATACGTGGTTCGACAACGGCACGTCGGTTTTCATTTTTATGGGCTACGCCATTCCCGGCTATGTGCTGGGCGCATTGATGATGGTGTTTCTCGCCGCGCGCTGGGAGGTGTTTCCCACGAGTGGATTCACCAGCGAAAATTTTCATGATATGCCGGTGAACCAACTCAACGTATCGGCCGGGTCCAACGAATGGCACGCGCCCAATCATAAATTGCGCCACGGCGAGGAAGTGTGGTTGGAAGGACAACTCCCCCGCACCATACCGCCCGTGGCGGCGGACACGGCTTATTACGCGGAGGTGGTGGATGCCGATTCCTTCCGGGTGTTGCCCGATTGGAGCGAAGGCGCAACGCCAATTCGTGCGGAAATTTCGGCTACAGAAATCCGGATGAAACGCCACACGCCGCGCTGGACGCAAGTGAAGGATCTCGCTTGGCACGCAGTGTTGCCGTTGTGTTGTTATTTGGTGGGCAGCTTTGCGTTTGTGACAATGCTGATGAAAAATCATCTGATGGATAATCTCTCGGCCGATTATATGCGCACGGCGATTGCCAAGGGGGTTCCGTTTAGTCAGGCAGTACGACGGCATGCGTTGCGTAATTCACTGATTCCATTGGCCACCAATCTCGGCCACCAAATTACCATCTTCGTGGCGGGCAGTTTTTTGATTGAAACGATTTTCGACATCGATGGGTTTGGATTGCTCGGATTCAAGTCCGTAATGGACCGCGATATCCCGGTGGTGATGGGCATCTTTTTGCTTTCGGCCACGTTGATGCTCATCGGCAATATTATTTCAGATATCCTAGTGGCGTTAGTGGATCCACGCGTGCGGTTTAATTGA
- a CDS encoding ABC transporter permease subunit: protein MQPATDQPETAQSPRARWEIAVLLLVGLASGFAVGGFLGGVLGAPLGGWLLNSAEPGAGVIAGVKKGFIILGALGAVAGLVWGARGRFNPQTRRKLKRFYSIKRGYISFLLLLGAFGCSLLGELLVNNRALLVSYEGKLFYPLSPFSRIHTGKEFGFQKDRSGQDYTFEVNYRELKEDFAKQKSGNWVLMPLVPFNEYENDFREGLVHPAAPNFAMQHYLGTDRTGRDVLARLLYGFRITMIFALVFMLMVYLIGVVVGCLMGYFGGWVDLAGQRAVEVWQNIPFLYMVIIVVAAVSDLPFTLPAWFKILVLLAIMVVFSWTSMTYYMRTAVYREKARDYVAAAQLLGASTPRILLNHLLPNTISTMVTFMPFTVATAIISITALDYLDFGLPKPTPSWGELLQQGVANLHAPWIVLSAFVAMVVVLTLVTFIGEGVREAFDPKKFTTYE, encoded by the coding sequence ATGCAACCGGCGACCGACCAACCCGAAACCGCTCAATCGCCCCGCGCGCGCTGGGAGATTGCCGTGTTGTTGTTGGTGGGGTTGGCCTCGGGATTTGCCGTGGGTGGATTTCTCGGCGGCGTGTTGGGCGCGCCGTTAGGGGGATGGTTGCTGAACTCCGCTGAGCCGGGTGCGGGTGTGATTGCCGGCGTTAAGAAGGGCTTCATAATTTTGGGCGCCCTCGGCGCGGTGGCCGGATTGGTTTGGGGTGCGCGCGGGCGGTTTAATCCGCAGACGCGCCGTAAGCTCAAGCGATTTTATTCCATCAAGCGCGGGTACATTTCATTTCTGCTATTGCTCGGGGCGTTCGGGTGTTCGTTGCTCGGCGAGTTGCTGGTCAACAACCGCGCTTTGTTGGTGAGCTATGAAGGGAAACTGTTCTACCCCCTCTCGCCTTTTTCGCGAATACATACTGGCAAGGAATTTGGTTTTCAAAAAGATCGCTCGGGGCAGGATTATACGTTTGAGGTAAACTACCGAGAATTGAAGGAGGACTTTGCCAAACAAAAATCAGGCAATTGGGTGCTGATGCCGCTTGTGCCCTTTAACGAATACGAAAATGATTTTCGCGAAGGCCTGGTGCATCCGGCCGCGCCCAATTTTGCAATGCAACATTATCTCGGCACCGATCGCACGGGGCGCGATGTGTTGGCGCGATTGCTTTATGGCTTCCGTATCACCATGATTTTTGCGTTGGTGTTTATGCTGATGGTGTATTTGATCGGCGTGGTGGTCGGTTGTTTGATGGGTTACTTTGGCGGTTGGGTGGATCTCGCGGGGCAGCGTGCGGTAGAGGTGTGGCAGAACATTCCGTTTTTGTATATGGTCATCATCGTGGTGGCCGCGGTGAGCGACTTGCCGTTCACGTTGCCAGCGTGGTTCAAAATCCTCGTGCTATTGGCGATCATGGTGGTGTTTAGTTGGACGAGTATGACGTATTATATGCGCACAGCGGTGTACCGCGAAAAGGCACGCGACTACGTGGCGGCCGCGCAATTGTTGGGTGCGAGCACGCCGCGCATTTTGCTTAATCACTTGCTGCCCAATACCATTTCCACGATGGTTACCTTTATGCCATTCACCGTAGCCACGGCGATTATTTCGATCACGGCATTGGATTATTTAGACTTTGGGTTGCCCAAGCCCACGCCGAGTTGGGGCGAGTTGCTGCAGCAGGGGGTGGCGAATCTGCACGCGCCGTGGATCGTGCTTTCGGCATTTGTGGCGATGGTGGTGGTGCTCACTCTGGTCACCTTCATCGGTGAAGGCGTACGTGAGGCGTTTGATCCCAAAAAATTTACAACCTACGAATAA
- a CDS encoding ABC transporter substrate-binding protein, producing the protein MKTTSKLSGLILAAALLAFTGCNEKKLKRPADASTGTQPAAPTGGVDKAFARELAREFAREFARELAKQNITLLGGGGETAPINPAQPTGAAVELNSAEEVQAFYDANPKAFVVATAADLPTNLQWENGSELKEFASPKAKRGGTFHEYMADFPRTLRLVGPDASGSFRSHMLDYNSLNLVMAHPNGDGYFPGLAKEWAYSVDRKTVYFRLDPDASYSDGKPVRATDYFFSLYFFRSEHIKAPWYNDFFSEEKFPNITLYDEHTLSITYYKAKPDVIERIAGVRPIPEHFYSELDEQFVEDFQFKFEPNTGPYEVRTENVEKGKSITLTRVPNWWADKKKFYRNRFNPEAVKVSVVRDPAKVFELFLKGELDWHGLGLPEFWYEKLPDDHKLVAAGHVHKVQFYNDVPRPTWALRLNSHHPVLRNKDIRIGLNYAMNFDVVISKVFRGDPVRMNTVADGYGPRSHPTLKARPFSVEKAKEYFAKAGYTRAGSDGILMNAGGKRLSFTFTTPYKRLEDVMTVLKEEAKKAGVELEVEIMERTAAWKKISEKKHEIMLGALNVSVEIAPRFWEPYHSDNAYEEPKEKRYDANGKLREGLKPKPVTNNFCMLADKDIDDLIEQYRVSEDLDELTGQAKRLMEMIHDHGSYIPGWVRPWYRAGHWRWVEWPEGYNVKESREPYEFHVHWIDSDIKAKTLQDIAAGRKSGPATIQVFDQYKTD; encoded by the coding sequence ATGAAAACCACATCCAAATTAAGCGGCCTGATTTTGGCCGCTGCGTTGCTGGCCTTCACCGGTTGCAACGAGAAAAAACTCAAACGCCCCGCCGATGCCAGCACCGGCACGCAACCCGCCGCACCCACCGGCGGGGTGGACAAAGCATTCGCACGTGAATTGGCGCGGGAGTTTGCCCGCGAATTCGCACGCGAACTGGCCAAGCAAAACATCACCTTGCTCGGGGGCGGGGGGGAGACTGCTCCCATTAATCCCGCCCAGCCAACCGGCGCGGCGGTGGAGCTGAATAGCGCGGAGGAAGTGCAGGCTTTTTACGATGCGAATCCAAAGGCGTTTGTGGTGGCCACTGCAGCGGATTTGCCCACAAATTTGCAATGGGAAAACGGCAGTGAACTCAAGGAATTCGCCAGCCCTAAGGCCAAGCGCGGCGGCACGTTTCACGAATATATGGCTGATTTTCCACGCACTTTGCGTTTGGTGGGGCCGGATGCCAGCGGTTCATTTCGAAGTCATATGCTGGACTATAACTCGCTAAATTTGGTGATGGCTCATCCCAATGGCGATGGATACTTCCCCGGCTTGGCGAAAGAATGGGCATACAGCGTGGATCGCAAGACGGTGTATTTTCGGCTGGATCCGGACGCGAGTTATTCGGATGGCAAACCGGTGCGGGCCACGGATTATTTTTTCTCACTGTATTTTTTCCGCAGCGAGCACATCAAAGCGCCGTGGTACAACGATTTTTTCAGCGAGGAAAAATTTCCGAACATCACCCTTTACGACGAGCACACGCTGTCGATCACCTATTACAAAGCCAAACCGGATGTGATCGAGCGCATTGCCGGGGTGCGACCTATTCCAGAACATTTTTATAGCGAACTGGACGAGCAGTTTGTGGAGGATTTTCAGTTCAAGTTCGAGCCCAACACCGGCCCATACGAAGTGCGCACGGAGAACGTGGAGAAAGGGAAATCCATCACGCTCACCCGCGTGCCAAACTGGTGGGCGGACAAAAAGAAGTTTTATCGAAATCGCTTTAATCCGGAAGCCGTGAAAGTGAGTGTGGTGCGCGATCCGGCCAAGGTGTTTGAGCTGTTCCTGAAAGGCGAGCTGGACTGGCACGGCCTTGGACTGCCGGAGTTTTGGTACGAGAAACTGCCTGACGATCACAAACTCGTGGCTGCCGGCCACGTCCACAAGGTGCAGTTTTACAACGATGTGCCGCGGCCCACGTGGGCGTTGCGGCTCAATTCGCATCACCCCGTGCTGCGCAACAAGGACATTCGCATTGGCCTTAATTACGCGATGAATTTTGATGTGGTGATTTCCAAAGTTTTCCGGGGCGATCCGGTTCGGATGAACACCGTGGCTGATGGCTATGGGCCGCGCAGTCATCCAACCCTCAAGGCCCGGCCCTTTTCTGTGGAAAAAGCCAAGGAATATTTCGCGAAAGCCGGCTATACTCGTGCCGGTTCGGACGGCATTCTGATGAACGCCGGCGGCAAACGGTTGTCATTCACCTTCACCACTCCATACAAACGGCTGGAGGACGTGATGACGGTGCTGAAGGAGGAAGCCAAAAAAGCCGGCGTGGAGCTGGAAGTGGAAATTATGGAACGCACGGCCGCTTGGAAAAAGATCAGCGAAAAAAAACATGAAATCATGCTCGGCGCGCTGAATGTTTCCGTGGAAATCGCTCCGCGCTTTTGGGAGCCGTATCACTCCGACAACGCCTACGAGGAGCCCAAGGAAAAACGCTACGACGCCAACGGCAAGCTCCGCGAAGGGCTGAAGCCCAAGCCGGTGACCAATAATTTTTGCATGTTGGCCGATAAAGACATTGATGATCTCATCGAACAATATCGGGTGAGCGAGGACTTGGATGAACTCACCGGACAAGCAAAGCGGTTGATGGAAATGATCCACGATCACGGCAGCTACATTCCCGGCTGGGTGCGCCCGTGGTATCGCGCCGGTCATTGGCGTTGGGTGGAGTGGCCTGAAGGCTACAACGTGAAAGAAAGCCGCGAGCCTTACGAGTTTCACGTGCACTGGATTGATTCGGATATCAAAGCGAAAACACTCCAAGACATAGCCGCCGGCCGCAAATCCGGCCCCGCAACCATTCAGGTTTTCGACCAATACAAAACCGACTAA
- a CDS encoding ABC transporter ATP-binding protein: MQVNNLTTAFDTDAGQLTAVDGVSFDVRKGRTLGIVGESGCGKSVTAMSIMRLLPQPMGKILNGEVLFDGRNLATVPAEDMRAIRGNRISMIFQEPMTALNPVHRIGKQICEVLTQHNDLSPDDAWAQAVEMLDKVGIPSPEIRATEYPHQLSGGMRQRVVIAIALACRPELVIADEPTTALDVTIQAQILKLINDLQRDLGMSVVLITHDLGVIAETCDEVCVMYAGRVVERAPVRELFANPRHAYTQGLLSSIPRLNGTPKSELQTIDGMVPALSELKPGCRFAPRSGREHAPELLTERQSLNEIASGHWVEACPVCTR, encoded by the coding sequence CTGCAGGTTAACAACCTGACCACGGCCTTTGACACCGATGCGGGGCAACTCACCGCCGTGGACGGCGTGAGCTTCGACGTGCGCAAAGGCCGAACGCTGGGCATCGTGGGTGAAAGCGGTTGCGGCAAGAGTGTTACCGCGATGTCGATAATGCGGTTGCTGCCACAACCGATGGGGAAAATTCTGAACGGTGAGGTGCTCTTTGATGGCCGCAATCTGGCCACCGTGCCGGCGGAAGATATGCGCGCCATTCGCGGCAATCGGATCTCGATGATTTTTCAGGAACCGATGACGGCGCTCAATCCGGTGCATCGCATTGGCAAACAAATCTGCGAAGTACTCACGCAACACAATGATCTTTCGCCCGATGACGCATGGGCGCAGGCGGTGGAGATGCTCGACAAAGTGGGTATCCCGTCGCCGGAAATCCGCGCCACGGAATATCCGCATCAACTTTCCGGCGGGATGCGGCAGCGGGTGGTCATCGCCATCGCGCTCGCGTGCCGGCCGGAATTGGTGATTGCCGATGAACCAACCACCGCGCTGGACGTCACCATTCAGGCACAGATTTTGAAACTCATCAACGACCTCCAGCGCGATCTCGGGATGTCGGTGGTACTGATCACGCACGATTTGGGCGTGATTGCCGAGACGTGCGACGAAGTGTGCGTGATGTATGCCGGACGCGTGGTGGAGCGTGCCCCGGTAAGGGAGCTTTTCGCCAACCCGCGCCACGCCTACACGCAGGGCTTGCTCAGCTCCATCCCGCGCCTTAATGGCACGCCCAAGAGTGAGCTGCAAACCATTGACGGCATGGTGCCCGCCCTGAGTGAATTAAAACCCGGCTGCCGCTTCGCCCCTCGCAGCGGCCGCGAGCATGCGCCGGAATTACTGACCGAACGCCAATCCTTAAACGAAATTGCTTCCGGCCATTGGGTGGAAGCTTGTCCTGTTTGCACACGCTGA
- a CDS encoding ATP-binding cassette domain-containing protein yields MHFPVKGGVFQRAVAACKAVDGVSLNIEPGETLGLVGESGCGKSTLGKTIARLYEPTSGGIEFEGNELANLSRGQLKPFRREIQMIFQDPYESLNPRHTVGAIVEEPFVIHEMGTRAERRQWVGELLAKVGLPESSAGRYPFEFSGGQRQRIGIARALALKPRLLICDEPVSALDVSIQSQVLNLLMELQREMGLSYLFISHDLAVVKHISDRIAVMYLGRIVELAPAEEIYNNPVHAYTKALISAIPVPDPTHVPDRVILEGDVPSPIDPPDGCRFAPRSGSPHPPELIETLSPFKEVSPGHWVEACPACAPA; encoded by the coding sequence ATGCATTTCCCGGTGAAGGGCGGGGTGTTTCAGCGGGCCGTGGCGGCGTGCAAAGCTGTGGACGGGGTGAGCCTCAACATTGAGCCGGGCGAAACGCTGGGGCTTGTCGGCGAAAGTGGTTGCGGCAAAAGCACGTTGGGCAAAACGATTGCGCGCCTGTACGAACCGACGAGTGGCGGCATCGAATTTGAAGGGAACGAATTGGCGAACCTTTCGCGCGGCCAACTGAAGCCTTTCCGGCGCGAGATCCAAATGATTTTTCAGGATCCGTATGAGAGCCTCAATCCGCGCCACACGGTGGGGGCCATTGTGGAGGAACCGTTTGTGATTCACGAGATGGGCACGCGCGCGGAGCGCCGCCAGTGGGTGGGTGAGCTGTTGGCCAAGGTCGGATTGCCTGAGTCGTCGGCGGGGCGGTATCCGTTTGAATTTTCCGGCGGACAGCGGCAGCGCATCGGCATCGCGCGCGCGCTGGCGCTGAAGCCGCGCCTGTTGATTTGCGATGAACCGGTGAGCGCGCTGGATGTTTCCATCCAAAGCCAAGTGCTCAATTTGTTGATGGAGTTGCAGCGCGAAATGGGGCTGAGTTACTTGTTTATCTCACACGATTTGGCGGTGGTGAAACACATCAGCGATCGCATCGCGGTGATGTACCTCGGCCGCATCGTGGAGCTGGCGCCGGCGGAGGAGATTTACAACAACCCCGTGCACGCCTACACCAAGGCGCTCATCTCGGCCATTCCCGTGCCGGATCCCACGCACGTGCCCGATCGCGTCATTCTCGAGGGGGACGTGCCATCACCGATTGATCCGCCTGATGGTTGCCGGTTCGCCCCTCGGAGTGGATCTCCGCATCCGCCGGAATTGATCGAAACCCTGTCGCCCTTCAAAGAAGTTTCTCCCGGCCATTGGGTGGAGGCATGCCCGGCCTGTGCGCCGGCGTGA